A stretch of Lactuca sativa cultivar Salinas chromosome 6, Lsat_Salinas_v11, whole genome shotgun sequence DNA encodes these proteins:
- the LOC111893948 gene encoding uncharacterized protein LOC111893948: MRRKSGGVGKKNQPDAIDEVEELLKLTEDDLLLNLTVNSHIKSKSKSQSNSKFDLLPESSHTNAIDPDLDRRLQALRAKPSKSIPKEAITADHEDFDNLLARFAALKAPSKATSTSNSTQGNAVKDDILGIVDDEDEEDEVSKIINWAIDAARLDPSPSSDIDEDDDSDGDSDDDAKKKTSKKIVPHK, from the coding sequence ATGAGGAGGAAGAGCGGCGGTGTTGGAAAAAAGAACCAACCGGATGCCATAGATGAAGTTGAAGAGCTGCTGAAATTGACGGAAGATGACCTTCTCCTCAATCTCACCGTCAATTCTCACAtcaaatccaaatccaaatcccaATCCAACTCCAAGTTCGATCTCTTACCCGAATCCTCCCACACCAACGCAATAGACCCAGATCTCGATCGTCGACTTCAAGCTCTTAGAGCCAAACCCTCCAAATCCATCCCTAAAGAGGCAATCACTGCCGATCATGAAGATTTCGATAATCTGCTTGCACGATTCGCTGCTCTTAAAGCTCCTTCTAAAGCAACATCTACGTCTAATTCTACTCAGGGGAATGCTGTGAAAGATGACATTTTGGGCATAGTTGATGACGAAgacgaagaagatgaagtttcGAAGATAATCAATTGGGCAATTGACGCAGCTCGACTCGACCCTTCTCCTTCCTCTGACATCGACGAGGATGATGACAGCGATGGCGATTCCGATGATGATGCtaaaaagaaaacatcaaaaaaaataGTTCCCCACAAATAG